One genomic region from Spirulina subsalsa PCC 9445 encodes:
- a CDS encoding SBBP repeat-containing protein, whose translation MTGNATATPLPLSFIANGGQTDSAIKFQVNGAGHNIFFAPDAVVFSGSQRVDGESIPTLVEHRLVGANPTPVITPLQQLVGVANFLQGNNPSQWITNVPTYNGIVYQNVYDRIDRVFLGTEGQLKSEFIVHPGGDPSQIRMQYDGVEAIEIRSDGALVLKTAFGELVDAPLFIYQEINGQTVIIEGSYEILENGKVGFNLGHYNPNYALVIDPTLEYSTYLGGSGDEVTAAIAFDNTGATYFTGSTLSTNFPTRPGAFQTINSGERDIFVTKVNPFGNEILYSTYIGGAADDWVYDILVDNSGVAYLAGGTNSTNFPITNNAFQSAFGGGTSLTEPRDAFLLQLNPQGNGIQYSTFFGGSQSESIQAIARDNNGNIIVVGSTTSPNFPTTPGAFQTTFGGVRDGFIASFDPTGTNLLFSTLLGGSGDDFIYDLAIADNGTIYLTGQTSSPNFPTRGIATALSGPSDAFVTALQSSGTGLVFSSYLGGSGADQGRGIVVDGERNIYVTGGTSSPNFFTTDNAKQTQYGGGDSDIFYTVYNPNGGLTYSTFLGGEGFDRAYGIAIDDTGLVYLTGTTSSDDLPTTLTAFQPEFGGGEGDAFFATFSPTGLLADLSYLGGSGKETAFQIKVDSEQRAYIAGVTTSNNFPTTPLGIQQSGGGGQDAFFVKVTLPEPNIVTIPRNPLLRLTEDGQTDSYQVFLTQQPTENVRIILGTDSQLNALGSLLFTPENWNVPQTVTVSAINDQIPEGIHNGIITHTVSDDSAPEYRNAILPSVFAEIIDNDVQYRISAQRVTIPEGDQGVTPLNFTIRREGDLTRQTSVGLNFSGQARLGVDYQNVRVSGFNVSLENNRVVFGPDGTTATLTLDIIGNTQIQPDRDIILTLTDPRAPGQGTPLLFNTEVSTLIVDDEVPGISILETNRQTLVSEDGLSDTYSIVLKRRPTANVVLEFLVDNQLQPMDSITFTPDNWDQVQTVTVRAIDDEIVEGRHTGVIQHRVALGSAAEYIDAPLPSLTVDIIDNDNPRVNPAPNGVFLLDSNKGRNIGLRFTIAQVNTLTSVNEIGVIRVDDEFGTVNGKRLGDPGYVAEALARGEVVFSALPNTIPRFVDTRLMTFFPNERLVFYLVQNSTTDQVLFNAERGAAIPPVFFSTGGNALAFEQFGVDDFVLSWNDQQGAPSAVGDVVMSMRYAFDERPPLGTRWQGTRQGEIIDTRGQGTRTVTINVRAEAAFNNVIGLYRIDAINGRIGLDISTTNRNYARTAIERRVTEIPRDSSANVVLEPGIYAPYLIANGTVEDWLATNPVNFISQEVVAYFPFVEVNPDGFDHLRMFGDNIFGFEDLPFGGDMDFNDMVFEVVFN comes from the coding sequence ATGACTGGAAACGCGACAGCAACTCCCCTACCCCTCAGCTTCATTGCTAATGGGGGACAAACTGACTCCGCCATTAAGTTTCAGGTCAACGGTGCAGGTCACAATATCTTTTTCGCCCCCGATGCCGTGGTTTTTAGCGGCAGTCAACGAGTGGATGGGGAATCAATTCCCACTCTCGTAGAACATCGCCTCGTCGGGGCTAATCCTACCCCAGTGATTACCCCCCTTCAGCAATTGGTGGGGGTGGCTAACTTTTTGCAGGGCAATAATCCCAGTCAGTGGATTACTAATGTTCCCACCTACAACGGCATTGTTTACCAAAATGTCTATGACCGGATCGACCGGGTTTTCCTGGGCACCGAAGGACAACTGAAAAGTGAATTCATTGTTCACCCCGGCGGGGATCCTAGTCAAATTCGGATGCAGTATGACGGAGTAGAGGCGATAGAAATTCGCTCAGATGGCGCTCTCGTCCTCAAGACGGCCTTTGGGGAACTGGTGGATGCTCCCCTGTTCATTTACCAGGAAATCAACGGTCAGACGGTCATTATTGAGGGGTCTTATGAAATTTTAGAAAATGGGAAGGTGGGCTTTAATTTGGGTCACTATAACCCCAACTATGCCCTGGTTATTGACCCAACGCTGGAATACTCGACCTATTTGGGGGGAAGTGGTGATGAGGTGACGGCGGCGATCGCCTTTGACAACACCGGAGCCACCTACTTCACAGGTAGCACCCTTTCCACCAATTTTCCCACCCGACCCGGAGCCTTTCAAACCATCAACTCCGGGGAACGGGATATATTCGTCACCAAAGTTAACCCCTTTGGCAACGAAATCCTCTATTCCACCTATATTGGCGGGGCGGCCGATGATTGGGTTTATGATATTTTGGTCGATAATTCCGGAGTCGCCTATCTCGCCGGGGGAACCAACTCCACCAACTTCCCCATCACCAACAACGCTTTTCAAAGTGCCTTCGGGGGCGGCACCAGCTTAACCGAACCTCGGGATGCCTTCCTGTTGCAATTAAACCCCCAAGGGAACGGGATTCAATACTCCACCTTCTTTGGCGGCAGTCAATCGGAAAGCATTCAGGCGATCGCCCGAGACAACAATGGCAATATTATTGTCGTAGGCTCCACCACCTCCCCCAACTTCCCCACCACCCCCGGCGCATTTCAGACCACCTTTGGCGGCGTGCGGGATGGCTTTATCGCCAGCTTTGACCCCACCGGAACAAACCTGCTATTTTCCACCCTCCTCGGTGGCAGTGGGGATGATTTTATCTACGACCTCGCCATTGCCGATAATGGCACCATTTACCTCACCGGACAAACCAGTTCCCCCAACTTCCCCACCCGAGGCATTGCCACCGCCCTCAGTGGCCCTAGTGATGCCTTTGTCACCGCCCTACAATCCAGTGGTACCGGGTTGGTTTTCTCCAGTTACCTCGGCGGCAGTGGGGCCGACCAAGGACGGGGAATCGTCGTTGATGGGGAACGCAATATCTACGTTACCGGAGGCACCAGTTCCCCCAACTTCTTCACCACCGATAATGCGAAACAAACCCAATATGGGGGGGGAGACAGTGATATTTTCTACACCGTTTATAACCCCAACGGCGGCCTAACTTACTCCACCTTTCTGGGGGGTGAAGGGTTCGACAGGGCCTATGGCATCGCCATTGATGACACTGGGTTAGTTTACCTCACCGGAACCACCAGCAGCGATGACCTCCCCACCACCCTCACCGCCTTTCAGCCTGAATTCGGCGGCGGGGAAGGGGATGCCTTCTTTGCCACCTTCTCCCCCACAGGTCTGTTAGCGGACTTAAGTTATTTAGGGGGCAGTGGCAAGGAAACCGCCTTTCAGATTAAAGTCGATAGCGAGCAACGCGCCTATATTGCCGGGGTGACAACCTCTAATAATTTCCCCACCACCCCCCTCGGCATTCAACAATCGGGTGGTGGCGGACAAGATGCCTTTTTCGTCAAAGTCACCCTACCAGAACCCAATATTGTCACCATTCCCCGCAATCCCCTATTAAGACTCACTGAAGACGGACAAACCGACAGTTATCAAGTCTTCCTGACCCAACAACCGACAGAAAACGTGCGGATTATCCTAGGGACAGACAGCCAATTAAACGCCCTAGGCTCCTTACTCTTCACCCCGGAAAACTGGAACGTTCCCCAAACCGTCACCGTCAGCGCCATCAATGACCAAATCCCCGAAGGCATCCATAACGGCATTATCACCCATACCGTCTCCGACGACAGCGCCCCAGAATATCGCAACGCCATCTTACCGAGCGTCTTCGCGGAAATTATCGACAACGACGTACAGTATCGGATTTCTGCCCAACGAGTCACCATTCCCGAAGGAGATCAAGGGGTAACACCCCTCAACTTCACTATCCGCCGAGAAGGGGATTTAACCCGTCAGACCTCAGTCGGGTTAAACTTTAGCGGTCAAGCCCGCTTAGGGGTGGATTATCAGAATGTGCGGGTCAGTGGCTTTAATGTGTCTCTAGAGAACAATCGGGTGGTTTTTGGCCCCGATGGAACCACCGCCACCCTCACCCTCGATATTATTGGCAACACTCAAATTCAGCCCGACCGGGATATTATCCTCACCCTGACGGATCCAAGGGCTCCCGGACAAGGAACTCCCCTACTCTTTAATACAGAAGTCTCGACGCTGATTGTGGATGATGAAGTCCCCGGTATTAGTATCCTAGAAACCAATCGGCAGACTCTGGTAAGTGAAGACGGACTGAGTGACACCTACAGCATTGTCTTGAAACGCAGACCCACGGCGAATGTAGTACTAGAGTTTTTAGTAGATAATCAACTGCAACCGATGGATTCCATCACCTTTACCCCCGACAATTGGGATCAGGTGCAAACGGTGACAGTGCGCGCGATAGATGATGAAATTGTCGAAGGCCGCCATACAGGGGTGATTCAACATCGGGTTGCTTTAGGAAGTGCGGCGGAATATATCGACGCTCCGCTCCCCAGCTTGACGGTAGATATTATTGATAATGACAATCCGAGGGTCAATCCTGCACCCAATGGGGTTTTTCTCTTAGATTCCAATAAGGGGCGGAATATTGGTCTGCGCTTTACCATTGCTCAAGTGAATACCCTAACCTCCGTCAATGAAATTGGGGTGATTCGGGTGGATGATGAATTTGGGACGGTGAATGGCAAACGGTTGGGAGATCCCGGTTATGTGGCAGAAGCCCTAGCACGGGGTGAGGTGGTCTTTTCGGCGTTACCGAATACGATTCCCCGCTTTGTAGATACTCGTTTAATGACGTTCTTCCCCAATGAACGGTTAGTGTTTTATTTAGTGCAGAATAGCACCACGGATCAGGTGCTGTTTAATGCGGAACGAGGGGCGGCTATTCCTCCGGTCTTTTTCTCCACGGGGGGCAATGCCTTAGCCTTTGAACAGTTTGGAGTAGATGATTTTGTCTTGAGTTGGAATGATCAACAGGGGGCTCCGAGTGCTGTGGGGGATGTGGTGATGTCTATGCGCTACGCCTTTGATGAACGGCCTCCCCTTGGGACGCGCTGGCAAGGGACAAGGCAAGGGGAAATTATTGACACCCGAGGCCAAGGGACAAGGACGGTTACGATCAATGTCCGCGCGGAGGCGGCGTTTAATAATGTGATTGGTTTATATCGAATTGATGCGATTAATGGACGCATTGGTTTAGATATCTCGACGACAAACCGCAACTATGCGCGCACGGCTATTGAACGACGGGTGACGGAAATTCCGCGAGATAGTAGCGCTAATGTGGTGTTAGAACCCGGGATTTATGCGCCCTATTTAATCGCCAATGGCACCGTTGAGGATTGGCTAGCAACTAACCCAGTTAATTTCATTAGTCAGGAAGTGGTGGCTTATTTCCCCTTTGTGGAGGTCAATCCCGATGGGTTTGACCATCTACGAATGTTTGGCGACAATATTTTTGGCTTTGAGGATTTACCCTTTGGGGGAGATATGGATTTCAATGATATGGTGTTTGAGGTGGTGTTTAACTAA
- a CDS encoding RNA-guided endonuclease InsQ/TnpB family protein, translating into MRNVVKVRIYPTTEQQVALSKAFGCARWWNYALNLNNETYKATGKGLSRQGYNDRLPALKKEFPWLAQCYSQVLQSVSLNLSQAFINFFEGRAQYPNFKSKHGKQSIQYPQHVKLLDKAIKLPKIGDVKAKFHRVFDGKLKTVTVSMSRTGKYSASLLFDDGLPKPEISSQGKAVGIDLGLAHFAITSDGSKFDNPKPLKKREKNLKRKQQKLSRKQKGSKRRAKARRIVARVHERIANTRKDFQHKLSRKLVNENQVIVVEDLSVKNMVKNHNLAKAISDCGWSEFTRQLKYKAEKDGKTYLEIGRFFPSSKTCHVCLNQIDSLPLDVRSWECPNCKTQHDRDVSAAINIRDEGLRILSLGTSDTAQGGNVRPKRGRKSSVEAVAVELGSPVPLWAG; encoded by the coding sequence ATGAGAAATGTTGTTAAGGTCAGAATCTATCCAACCACTGAGCAGCAAGTAGCCTTGTCAAAGGCGTTTGGCTGTGCTAGGTGGTGGAACTACGCTCTAAACCTGAACAATGAAACCTACAAAGCAACCGGGAAGGGACTGTCAAGACAGGGGTATAACGACCGCTTACCAGCACTCAAAAAGGAGTTTCCTTGGTTGGCCCAATGTTATTCCCAAGTTCTCCAGTCTGTATCCCTGAATCTTTCTCAGGCGTTTATCAACTTCTTTGAGGGAAGAGCTCAATATCCCAACTTCAAGAGCAAGCATGGTAAGCAGTCAATTCAGTATCCGCAGCACGTCAAGTTGTTGGATAAAGCGATTAAATTGCCTAAAATCGGTGATGTCAAAGCAAAATTTCATCGTGTTTTCGATGGTAAGCTGAAGACCGTTACCGTCAGCATGAGTAGGACGGGCAAATACTCCGCCTCTTTGCTTTTTGACGATGGACTACCTAAACCTGAAATAAGCAGCCAAGGTAAAGCGGTTGGGATTGACCTAGGGTTAGCCCATTTTGCCATTACGTCTGATGGTTCTAAATTTGATAATCCCAAACCGCTCAAGAAGAGAGAGAAAAACCTGAAACGCAAGCAGCAAAAGTTATCTCGTAAACAGAAGGGTTCAAAGCGTCGGGCTAAAGCAAGACGTATTGTAGCGCGAGTGCATGAGCGGATTGCTAACACTCGCAAAGACTTCCAGCACAAACTCTCCCGCAAATTGGTGAACGAAAATCAAGTCATCGTTGTGGAAGACCTGTCAGTCAAAAACATGGTGAAAAACCACAATCTAGCCAAAGCGATTTCAGATTGTGGATGGTCAGAATTCACCAGACAGTTAAAGTACAAGGCTGAAAAAGACGGGAAAACCTATCTAGAAATTGGTCGGTTTTTCCCGTCCAGTAAGACTTGTCATGTATGCCTCAATCAGATTGATAGTCTGCCTCTTGATGTTCGTAGTTGGGAATGCCCCAATTGCAAAACCCAACATGACAGAGACGTAAGTGCAGCTATCAATATTCGAGATGAAGGCTTACGAATATTATCGTTGGGAACCAGCGATACTGCCCAAGGAGGCAATGTAAGACCAAAGCGGGGGCGTAAGTCATCCGTAGAGGCGGTTGCTGTTGAGTTGGGAAGCCCCGTCCCCTTGTGGGCGGGGTAG
- the secG gene encoding preprotein translocase subunit SecG, whose protein sequence is MTIVQLFEILWTLSALLLIVLVLLHSPKGDGLGGIGGQAQLFTSTKSAETTLNRVTWTLSILFVSLTVVLSAGWLG, encoded by the coding sequence ATGACGATTGTTCAACTGTTTGAAATTCTTTGGACCCTTTCTGCATTACTATTGATTGTTTTAGTCTTACTGCACAGTCCCAAAGGCGATGGACTGGGAGGAATTGGGGGTCAAGCGCAACTCTTCACCAGCACCAAGAGCGCCGAAACCACCCTGAACCGCGTGACTTGGACGTTAAGCATTCTGTTTGTGAGTCTCACGGTAGTTTTAAGCGCGGGCTGGTTGGGTTAA
- the coaE gene encoding dephospho-CoA kinase (Dephospho-CoA kinase (CoaE) performs the final step in coenzyme A biosynthesis.), with the protein MVNNLPYALGLTGGIATGKSTVADYLAEVYGWPILDADLYAREAVQPGSVILEAIAQRYGPSFLNPDGTLNRPQLGDIIFNTPQERKWLEDQIHPFVRGRFEQEMRTGESPVVVLVIPLLFEAQMTDLVQEIWVVSCSLEQQLARLQARNQLSLEAAQARIASQMPLESKTALADVVLENNGPREHLQQEVDRIVSTRFHKFPQSCTSR; encoded by the coding sequence ATGGTGAACAATCTCCCCTATGCTCTCGGTTTAACCGGGGGAATTGCAACGGGTAAAAGTACCGTTGCGGACTATTTGGCCGAGGTCTATGGTTGGCCGATTTTAGACGCGGATCTCTATGCGCGGGAAGCGGTGCAGCCCGGTTCGGTGATTTTAGAGGCGATCGCACAGCGCTACGGCCCGAGTTTCCTCAACCCCGATGGTACCCTCAACCGTCCTCAACTGGGGGATATTATTTTTAACACCCCCCAAGAACGAAAATGGTTAGAAGACCAAATCCATCCCTTCGTCAGAGGGCGTTTTGAGCAAGAAATGAGGACGGGAGAAAGTCCTGTGGTGGTTTTAGTCATTCCCCTACTCTTTGAAGCCCAGATGACCGATTTAGTGCAGGAAATTTGGGTGGTGTCCTGTTCCCTAGAACAACAACTCGCCCGTCTACAAGCCCGCAATCAGTTGTCCCTAGAAGCGGCACAGGCGCGCATTGCTAGCCAAATGCCCTTAGAGTCAAAAACTGCTTTAGCGGACGTTGTACTTGAAAACAACGGTCCGCGAGAGCATTTACAGCAGGAGGTGGATCGGATTGTCTCGACCCGTTTTCACAAGTTCCCCCAATCCTGTACATCCAGATAA